The stretch of DNA TGCCTCCACTTGCTGTATTGATCAGAGAGACACATACGGAATAATAGTATGTATTAATGGAAAGTGGTTTAGTTAGAAAAAGGGGCTCTTTTTTATGTTTGTTTACACTTATCTTTTTGGAAATGTTGTTTACAATTATCTGTAAGTTCGAAGTGTAGATTAGCGAGGAAACTAATAGCATGTTGTTAATTTTGCTCAATGGACAGTGTAATCAAGCCCTGACACCCATGATATTAACGTTTTCTGTGGTAAAATAAGTTGTAAAATGTTATCTTAACATGGTTTCTAATTTTATACCTAACATGTCATTTCTTCTGCAGAACTGTGATTGGATCAGTACATTGCCAGATGACATTTTAATCAAAATTCTTTCCCTGCTGACAGTAAGCGATGCTGCAATGACTGACTGTCTTTCCACTAGATGGAGACACCTCTGGAAAAACGTTGACTGTCTCATCTTTGACCTCTATAGTCTCAGGATGCCAGAGTCAGAAATCTGTTATTACCATCAAAAACCATGTCTGCGGAAAGCTCAAGTAACAAAGTTTGTTCGCAAAACGAATGGCTTTTTGCGCAATCATTATGGCAATAGAATCAAGGAATTCACTATCAGATTCCCATTAACCTCAGTCAATGCTTCTGAGCTGGACCACTGGATTCGGTTTGCAGCTTCAGCCTCTACAGAAAAACTCTGTCTTGACTTTTATGACAAGAATCGCTCGAGTTGCCTTGACATTTTCCCTGATGAGCCTTATAACTTCATATTATCACCATTTTCAAATGGGAGAGGTTGCCAGTTGGGCGAGCTAACTCTGTCCAACTGCAGTTTAGGAACAACGCCTGAAAATCTCAGTGGCTTTGCTTGTCTTCATTTCCTTAAACTCAGCCGTGTGTCATTAGCTGATGCAGCTGTTTCAAATATTATTTCCAGTTGCTGTGCTCTCCGAAGCTTGATTATAGAGTTCTGCGATCAATTGTTTCATTTGACGATTACTTGTTCACAATTGCTGAATTTGAATGTTGAATTCTGCAATGACTTAAGTAGTGTCTGTATTCATGCTGACAATCTTGACAAGTTCGCGTACAAGGGACACAATGTAAATATCGAGTACAAATATGCACCATTTCTTGATATAATCCGTGTTTATTTCACGGAGATGGATGAATGCCCTCTAGACTTCATAAGTGCGCTTCCTAAGCTTCCAAAGTTGGAAACGTTGATCTTGCAATGTCCTGCGCCTGTACAAGTACGTAAGATTTCTGCCCCTTGGTATGCATGATGGTCTTTAGAAACTGTCTACATGCTGAATTCAAGTCTTCTTCTTGGTCTCCCTCCAGGTACCTCGTGCGCTGCGGCACACTTTCAGGTTTACTAATTTGAAGATGATCGTCTTCTTTCTGCTGAAATCTTGGAAAGAGTGCATTTGCTCGCTTGCGTATCTCCTTAAAGCAGCTCCGTTACTCGAATACTTCGGGGTGCATGTAAGCTGTGCACTTGTGATTTCTACACACTTTGCATCAGAACATGCCAACAGTTGTGTACCTTTCGATGTTCTTTCTCATGTTAACCAGCTTATCCATGCAGGGGTTTTCCAAGCTTAAGGAACAACCTAATGAGCTCAACATGACATGGCCTGAGGATTTGACATTTGCGAGGCTCCACATTATCGTAATCAAAGGGTTTAGCGGGGAACCGGAACTGATGGAGCTCCTCTACTTTCTGCTGAGAAGGGCGCCCGCACTGAAGAGCTTGCAAGTCGAGACGCGTGCATATGAGCCATTTTTCGTCAGGAAGGAGAAGCACAAGTCGGAAGACCAAGAAAGGTGCCGTTACGCTACGGAGATGGCCTCGACCCACCTGGCTCCTAAGGTTCCATCCACCGTGGCGTTCAGCATCACCTGACCCTTCCGTGCTTGCTGAAAAACGCCGCGGCTGTTGCAGGTCATCAGTGAACGACGAACAAATACATGGTTGATTAGCCTTCTTGGGTTTTTTTGCTGTGCAGCTAGAGTCCTTGCTTTTTGAAACCAAACTGCTAGCGCTAAAATTCCGATAAACCACAATGTGGATTTAGTTCCCTATTACTGCAGCCGCGAATTTCAGTGATCCGAACCGTGGTGTCGATCACGATCTTTGCTGTTCCTTTTTGGTTTTGCCGTGCACATGATGATGGGCCTTGAAGTACCGTGCTGTATGGGGAAACAAAGGGTATTATTATTGGTTGCCACTGGTAT from Triticum dicoccoides isolate Atlit2015 ecotype Zavitan chromosome 6A, WEW_v2.0, whole genome shotgun sequence encodes:
- the LOC119314668 gene encoding putative F-box/FBD/LRR-repeat protein At5g62970; the protein is MESPSSPAPATPPATGDDCFTMKKWQFKLRKPSPAIHSARQWRVVQSAKPQRRMRDHDAPIMSTAHQLHAHEPSRDAMSPCSGSLNKTMCTQDVEQTVQNCDWISTLPDDILIKILSLLTVSDAAMTDCLSTRWRHLWKNVDCLIFDLYSLRMPESEICYYHQKPCLRKAQVTKFVRKTNGFLRNHYGNRIKEFTIRFPLTSVNASELDHWIRFAASASTEKLCLDFYDKNRSSCLDIFPDEPYNFILSPFSNGRGCQLGELTLSNCSLGTTPENLSGFACLHFLKLSRVSLADAAVSNIISSCCALRSLIIEFCDQLFHLTITCSQLLNLNVEFCNDLSSVCIHADNLDKFAYKGHNVNIEYKYAPFLDIIRVYFTEMDECPLDFISALPKLPKLETLILQCPAPVQVPRALRHTFRFTNLKMIVFFLLKSWKECICSLAYLLKAAPLLEYFGVHGFSKLKEQPNELNMTWPEDLTFARLHIIVIKGFSGEPELMELLYFLLRRAPALKSLQVETRAYEPFFVRKEKHKSEDQERCRYATEMASTHLAPKVPSTVAFSIT